From one Suicoccus acidiformans genomic stretch:
- the tsaD gene encoding tRNA (adenosine(37)-N6)-threonylcarbamoyltransferase complex transferase subunit TsaD encodes MAAESLILAIESSCDETSVAIIEDGRNIRSNVVASQVKSHMRFGGVVPEVASRHHVEQITQVIDLALREANVSLADVDAVAVTEGPGLVGSLLVGITAAKTLAFAHNKPLIGVNHLAGHIYAGQFMAEMKFPLLALIASGGHTELVYMSDHLNFEVIGETQDDAVGEAYDKVGRILDLPYPAGKYMDQLAQEGEATYDIPRGMIHEENLNFSFSGMKSAVMNLVHNAKQRGDTIHKSNLAASFQEAAVEVLVKKTSDALKLYPDVQQFILAGGVAANSGLRQGLQAMLKADFPKLQLIIPDLKLCGDNAAMIGATAHQHYLRKDFASLALNARPGLMLGEE; translated from the coding sequence ATGGCAGCAGAAAGTTTAATCTTAGCCATTGAATCAAGTTGTGATGAGACGAGTGTAGCCATCATTGAAGATGGCAGAAACATTCGCTCGAATGTCGTCGCATCCCAAGTAAAAAGTCATATGCGCTTTGGTGGGGTGGTTCCTGAAGTGGCGAGTCGCCATCATGTCGAGCAAATTACCCAAGTAATCGACTTAGCCTTAAGAGAAGCCAATGTGTCTCTTGCAGATGTCGATGCGGTAGCAGTGACAGAGGGCCCAGGTCTTGTCGGCTCTCTCTTAGTCGGCATCACCGCAGCCAAGACATTAGCCTTTGCCCATAATAAGCCACTAATTGGCGTTAATCACTTAGCCGGCCATATTTATGCGGGGCAATTTATGGCAGAGATGAAATTTCCGCTACTGGCTTTAATTGCTAGCGGAGGTCACACTGAGTTGGTTTATATGTCCGATCATTTAAATTTTGAAGTGATTGGTGAGACCCAGGATGATGCAGTCGGTGAAGCTTATGATAAAGTGGGACGAATTCTGGACTTGCCTTATCCAGCAGGGAAATATATGGATCAATTAGCCCAAGAAGGCGAGGCGACATATGATATTCCGCGTGGGATGATTCATGAAGAGAATTTAAACTTCAGTTTCAGTGGTATGAAAAGTGCGGTAATGAATTTGGTTCACAATGCGAAACAACGTGGTGACACAATTCATAAAAGCAATCTCGCGGCTAGCTTCCAAGAGGCCGCTGTTGAAGTGCTTGTAAAGAAAACAAGCGATGCCCTAAAATTATACCCAGATGTGCAACAATTTATTCTTGCAGGCGGTGTCGCAGCGAATTCTGGCCTACGCCAAGGTCTGCAAGCGATGTTGAAGGCAGACTTTCCTAAGCTCCAACTCATTATCCCTGACTTGAAGCTGTGTGGGGACAATGCCGCAATGATTGGTGCAACTGCTCATCAACATTATTTACGTAAAGATTTCGCCAGCCTAGCGCTAAATGCGCGCCCAGGCCTCATGCTTGGCGAAGAGTAA